CAGAAGCATGCAGTGATTCAGCTCCCAATGTAATGAGGTACATGCATCGCAAAAACTGCTATCTCAGCTTCTAAGGACCAGACATAGCCTATTCTCATACCAGTTCATTAATAAGCTTCCATGAGCCTTAACATTGTGAAAGCAATGCCCCATGTTCAATGTACCCAGTGTCTTCTCACACATGTTAATCTATTCCCTCATGACAGCTCTAGGCTTTCCTTCCAGCCCTGCACAATGATCTCTTCATCTGCCACaatcagcagagcagagacaggTGATGCCATGGGCTGATGGGCAGAGAGGATCGGGCCAGAGGAGTGAGTGACATACACCAGATGCAGAaccagccccactgcagctccTTGAAATGCATCAGTGTGGGGAAATCACCGCATGcactccagctgctgcagaaccCATTGCTGGAGCAGATGCATTACACAAACCATCACCCAGTAGTAGCTGTGCATGTAATGAAAAAACAGCCAGCAGTCAGTTTGGAGAGCAACagggagagagggggaaaaaatgaaggaaaaaagagagagagagagagagagagaaaagcactcCTTCAAAGGAAGATTAACATTAattacaaaatgttttgtgattgaaaattaaatgcaaaacaaaactgagttCCTCAAgacagtgaagaagaaaagataatgATACGTGCCCTTACCACGCTGACTTTTATCTGTAAGCGTCATGAATTCAGTGCCCATGACTGCAATCAAACCAGCAATTTCTGAGCCTGAAATCTTCACACACATGGACCCAGGGACTGCACCTCAGAAACATCTCTGGGAAAACCATGGTAACAGTTGCCATGTcctaagaagaaacaaagagctttTTAGGCAGACTGAGCGCAGGGATACTACAAGGATAAGAAACAAAGTGGATGTGTTGATCTTCATTCATCTCAGCCAAATTTCACCACTGAAAACCCACCAATCATATGTGCAACTTAAGGTTAGGTATGCACTGATTCCTTCACACATCTGAGAATAAAGAGCATAGAAAAGGGAAGCCCATTGAAACCAAAGTTAACATCTCATAAGAGGAGGTATTacacacaaaaatgaaacacataggaaatggatgaaaatgcataaaactggagcaacagaaaatatttattatatggGAGCATTTGCATTAGATAGTTTGTGAACTGTTCAAGATGGTTGTGGACAATTTGAAAACTGATATAAAATCTCACCAATAAATTTTGTAGGTAATGTACTGGCAAGAAGGCTGGTCAGTAAGGTAAGAAATGGGATATATGGAAAGACATGAGCCTGCTGGTAAGCCTGTGGGCACTTTCAAGCAAGCAGCATGTGAATGGAGCTAGTAGCAGTGCTTCACATCTAGGAACACAGCAGGTGGGCAGTGGAAAGGGTCCTGGAAAGAATGACACTATGGGCAGCATGAGCAGGTGTCATATGATTGCGTGGCACCGCCAAAGCATTGAGTTGGTTGTGTGCATTCTCAGTCAACTACATGACAGCTcagaagaaacatcagaaatagCCCCCTACCATCTGTCCTCATCACAATGTAGTCCATGGTTTGGACTCCTAATAGTGAAAACATGTAGAGCTCCCAGTGGAAAAGCAGTGTGCAATCCCTGTCTTTAAAATTCTGTTGTGgcaataagcaaacaaaaaagcaggtaaacaaacaaacaaataaatagacaCAATCCTCATGCATAAACAGAAGTTGCTAAGAAGTACTTCATACACACCTCTGGCAAAAGAGGTGTTAAAAGTAGTAATGagttcttgttttaaaatgttaaaatcaTTGAAAAATTGTGCAGagtacaagggaaaaaaaaaggtataaaaaGTCTGCAGAAAATTAAGGAGCTGTATCTGTGTCTTctctcaggaaaataaataaataaataaatgtgtggaATAAAAAAGGTTTCACAAAATACTGCATCTGAAAGGACACTCCAGCTACGTGCAGTAAGGCATTACATGAAGCAACAGCTGGAAGCTCGAGTCAGATCTACTCCAAGTGGAAGTGGGAAGCACTGAAGGCTGCTTCAGCACAGTGACAAACTGCTAAGGCAGGGGCAGAATTCCCCATGCAGCTCACGGTCTCTCCCAGTTGGCAGAGTGTGCCTTGCTGGAGTCAACATTAGTTTCCCTGACCTTCTGAAAAACTTTATTATCAACAGCATAAGATATCCATTTGGGCTGATTCAAAACCAGAAGGATCTCTACAGGCCAATAAATGTTTAATTCCTGAATCGTATGTTGGCTAGGCAAACTGCTATGCATAGGATGTAGTGCTGGTGCTGGATGCAGCATTCACAGGGATGGTGAGCAGCACATGCTGCCAGTCCTGTTACATTTCCCTTGCCTTTTTGTCCCTGTCTTTCTGAATGTTAATGCTTTGTTTGATGGGGAATTTGCTTGTCCAGAGAACTGTTCACAGTAATGCCCCATTCTTTTGTGAAAGATTACAGCTCAATTAGAAGATAACTTTGAATTGTGTTATAGGAATGCGCCCAAGGCATGTTGCAAGGTTCTGCAGCTTGCTGTTCATCAGAGCCCACCATTCTTCAGCCATAGCAAGAAGCTACAAAACAAGATTTCCTTTTCACATTACTACAATGAAACGTTACCTGTCTGTGAACACAGGCAGTGGCCCATGCCAGTGCTTTAATGGTACAGTCAGCTCTAACCCATATCCTTTCTAAAAGTGTTCTTTCCCTCGCTGTTATCATTATTTTCTCCCTAGGATAACTCAGATGGATTTATTTCAAGCCTTTGTTGTTCTTTATGTGAGTTAATTCACCTAAAGTCCTTTAGATAGGACCAAGAAAAACcatttatatataattatacTAAAGCAGTGAGATCATTATTGAGTATAATGCTGACCCAAGAATTCCAGGGTAATGGAGACTGATTTCAGAGTGCTAAAATGCTGCCGACACTTTTTCATGAATGCTTGGACTGCTCTGCCTTGAAATACAACAATTTGCTCGTGTCTTATATTAGACAGTTTTACAGTCAAATAGCTGTTacaaaagaagctgtggatacaGCAAGCCACATCAGCGTCACTTCCAGTAACATCTACTTGGGGGTGAGGTAAACCCACTCAATTCAGCCCTCAGGGAGAGACTGTCCAGAGGAAGCAGCCTGGACTCTGCCACACTGTTGCACACAGTCCCACGTTGCTGCtgcactttgctttttctccttgctcGAAGCACATGCTAAGCTGCGGTGAGAGTCAGGTGTTACTTTTGCTATTGCACAAAGTCACTGGAGAAGAGCTTGTGCAACCAGCAGGgaaatgtgctgtgctgtgctttcagaGCACGCGTTCCAAGTGTACTCACTTGTAAATGTGTCACCCAGCAGACTGATACCTTTGAGACAGGCCCCGACATCTTCCGGACGGGGACGCTGCCTGGTGCGGACACCAGGCTGGAAGAGGGGCCCTTCAGTCCCAGTGAGGTCCCTCAGGCTCTTGCTGGTGCATTCCTccactgagagcagccttttgaATCCCAGCCATGGGGTGAGTCCTTCCCACTAGCGTGGTTATTTGCTTCCTGAACAGGAGAAATGAAGCCATAGAGTGTtagatacatttcttttttaaggcCTGGTACCTACAGTCCTTGCCTTTGTCCCCATCCCAGCCACGAGCACACAATTGATTTAGGTTAGCAGTgtggggagcagtgctggggctgagctgtgcagccagGGCTCTGAGTTGCATTgcagtacagaaaacaaatttactGAATtagaagagggaggaaaagatgTTTAAGTTATGACTTTTCTACACCTGgtgttgaaagaaaacaaaacagaacagaacaaaaactcACTGGGCACTGAAATAcctttaatcttttattttttatatttcagcAAAGGATGAACATTCACAACAGTTCCCAGACTCCAGGAcataaaaaatgtgtttttgttaaaCAAAGCAGAGGCAGGTACAagtctttttaattattttcttttgaaatgtaatGGAAGAATTCTGGGCCTTCAAAATTCAGAGTGttcattcttttcagtttcCTCCAGATTTTTTGAAAACTAATgatattctttcatttccctCCCCCGTATTTTTGTGttcatttcaaaagctttgCAACTAAGTTCAATAGGGTCCCTTTCCTCAGTCGCTGTAAGCCGTGCTACGGATGCTTCAGCGGCTGGCATCGACATGAGAGCTTCCATCCCCGTGTTAGACATCGAGCTCTCCTGTACACCGCCGTCGAAGCTGCGCTGGGATGCGTTCAGCTGTCCGTGTCCGTGTGCTCACCGGGAAGCCGTGGAGTAAGCCGCTTTACCTTCCCGACAGGTTGTCTTTAACGCAGGAACCGTGTACGAGCATCCTCATTCATTCCCTGCATTTCCCATCCTAAGTTCCCAGGAAGGTTCCTCCAGGTGAGATAACTTTTCTCTAGCTTTGGCTGATCCCGGAGCTCTGGTGGCGGCGCTCCCAGGCGCACGCTGAGTCTGGGGGCATTACCTTACCCGCAGGACGGTCACCGCTTCGTGCGGGAAAACCCTCCCCGGCACGGTGGGCGGAAGGGAAAGGGCAGGAGCGAGCGGCGGCTGAAGGGGGCTCTCCCTGCCCTGGGTTGAGTCCTTCCGTCCCGCGGAGCCGCAGCGCGGTTGAGGGCGACGGGAGGGAGCCGCGCTGCCTGGGGGGGAGGCAGAGCCGGGGGGGACCTCAGCGCGGCGCGGTCTCACCCCTCAATCACTCCTCCCACAGTGAGCCGTGCCTCTTAACCCCCGGGATCCTCCCTCCCGCCGAGCACTGCTCCGCTTTGCAGAACGCGAGTTGATGTCCGAAAAACGAATTAGTGGCCTCGGACAGCCATGAGCTGTCTGGATGTTATGTACCAAGTGTATGGTCCCCCCCAGCCGTACTTCGCCGCAGCCTACAGCCCCTACCCGCAGGTACgtggggtgggaggggtggCGTCGGGAGGGTGGCCCCCGGGCCtcaccaaaaggaaaaagggaaaaggagaaggggagggggtgggggagaagaGCCGGAGTCTGCGATGGTGAGAGAAGCGAGGCTGCATCCCACCCTGGTGCGGGGCTCGGCACGGTACGTACCGCCGGGACTGCGGGAGAGAATGGGACATCAGATCCGATATGACATTTAAGGgatttttccccctcttttttcctttcctgggCCGGGCTCCATCCCGAGCTCGGCAGCTGCAGGCAGCGATGCAACCGGGTTGCAGAGGGCTACCGGGGAAGGGCGAGGGAGGGCTGCTCGGGGTGCCCCCCGGCCGCCGCCGTGGGAGAAACATCCATTACCGGGGATGATCCCGCTCCAGCCCTGCTCGGCGGCGGGACCCCGCGGGCTGCCCTAGGGACACGCGTGTGCCGCGTGGTGAGATCGTTAAGGGGATGCCTGTGCGTGTGCAGCCCGGGCTGTATGTTGAACCCGGCGTTCCTTTTCCCTCGGCAGCACCTGCTGCACCTCTCAGCTCCccgtgtttttcttcttctttttttttttttttatcttttaaaaatttatttatttattttctcccctcATCTCAACGGAATAGGAAAGCGGCATTCCCTAGCAAACGAAAAAAAGGAGAGGTAGAGGCGAAAGCGCCCCGGGCCGCGGGCGGGCTGCAGCCCCGGACTTGCGGGATTGGGGGCGAACGGTCACGCTCCTCTCCGCTCCCTCTTAGCGAAGCCCCGGCGTGGCGGCTCGCGGGACACCTCCAGCCCTGGCAGCGAGGCCGGCATACCTGTTACAAATAGCAGATGATGTCTTCCCCCACCTTGCCCCCCCGCCCGTCCGCACGCGGGTGACATTATTTAGGGGGCTAATTATTAGCTCAATGGCTGAGCCGGCAGCCAAGTGGAAAGGCGGCAGTCACGGAGAGACGTTATTAAATATCCCGCGCCGCTCGGTTCAGGGCTCCCGTCCGCCCTGCTCTCGTTCTTCCTCCGGTCCGTTCCGGCTCTGCTTTCCCGGCTCATCTTAAGGAACTCCCGGCTGCTGCGGGCAGAGAGACCTCGGGAAAAATCCGACGAACTTCTGAGTGCCCGCTCTTTTTTTCTCCCGGCGGGATCCAGTAAAAATTGTGCAATCCTGTAGGAAATACCTGAGGCTTCCCGCTGGCCAGAGAAATGCCTTCTGCTCTGAGACGTGTTTGAAGAGGAAAActttgattttttcccccttcctcccgTTTTCCGCTTTGTTTTGTAGGTCATTCTTTTACCTTTCCCCCGGTGTCGGGATCCGGCCCGCAAAGAGCCTCTGCGTGCGGAACTTCGTGCCGGGAGCTGAGTCCCGCGCGTCACCCCGCTCCCGGCAGTGCCCGTCCCGCACGGCACTTCCAGGCTCGGGCGACCCGGGGGTGCGGCAGGACCGCAGCTCCCGCATGGAACTCGGAGCGGGTCAGGGCACTGCATCCCGCCTGGCCCGGGAACGGAGGGCCGGGACGAGGGCCAGCACGCCTCGTTGCTTCGTTTCCCgttctccctttcctctctctccctccagAAACTCGCTTTGTACTCCAAAATGCAAGAAGCCCCGGAGAGCGGCAGCAGCGCCGGCGccagcagctccttctccaGCCACGCCGCCGCCAGCATCAAGGAGGAGGAGTGCAGCCCCGAGAAGGAGAGGCCCCCCGAGGCTGAGTACATCAGCTCCCGGTGCGTCCTCTTTACCTACTTCCAGGGGGACATCAGCGCCGTGGTGGACGAGCACTTCAGCCGGGCTCTCAGCCAGCCCAGCAGCTTCTCGCTTGGCAGCGCCAAGGCGGCGCGGAACGCCGGCTCCTGGCGAGGTGAGCACCGAGGAGGGGTGCGGGTGCTGAGGTTCTGCAAGTGCAGGGGATGCGGGGGTGCAGGTATAGGAGCCACGACAGGAATCCCCCGTGTCCCTTGGCTTTGAGTTTGGGGCTGTGATGAGCAAGGGTGGGAGCAATATGAGAAGTGGATGCAGGCAGAGGTCTTTTGTGCCTATACCCAATTTTACACCTTATAGGCTCATGGGGTATCTGGGGTGGCAGGGAACACCTGACCTGAACAATTGCTATAGAGCAGCTTCAGGGACCATCCCTCATCTGCCAGTGCGCGACTGAGAGCTGATTGCTCACCCTCCCCATGAATTCCCATCAGTTTTCTAATAATGAAATAATCAGCAACACTGTCAGTTCACAATCAGTAATGCATAGCATCTACTTCTGCACTTCCAGTTATCTCTGTACCACGGGGTCCTTGTCCTTTTCCCTGTCAATTCTCaaagagctacaaaatgcttCCCAAACATGCTAACAAGAGCcccaagaaacagaaattaccCCAAAATAGATTAAGCACATTTAAGCTGATTGCGCATCTCATGCTGTTCCTGACTGCTTTGAAACCACACTGAGGAAACAGATGCTTTCCTGGCAGCATTGGGCATCCTCTAAGGTGATGAGCATAAATGCTTCAAGAGGGAGATtagtacaaaataaataaataaataaacaaaaggagaaacCCAACCTTGACAATTGCTGTGATTCATAATGATTCTGACTCAGTTTCCAGactgagagaaaaaggagtTTCTCTCACCTTAGATAACAATCTTTTCCCTTAAAGAAGTACTAAAAGAAGCCTGGAGCAAATTGTTCCAGCCCTGGGCTAATTGTGCTGGATGACTGGGCTGGGGAGGGCTGCTGGTGGGCAGTTTTGCATGTTTGGTGGTTGTTTGTAAGATAACTGCAGCATGAGAGTGAAGAGGAGCCCTAGGGTGTCAGATGCCAGGACTGAGAGTGCTCATCcgcttttcctttctctctgcttctagATGGCTCCTTCCCGATGAGCCAGCGCAGCTTCCCCCCATCCTTCTGGAACAGCGCCTACCAGCCCTCCTCGGTCCCTGTCACCCTTAGCAGCCCCCTGGCCACCCACAGCGAGCTGCCCTTCACCACCACGGACCCCTATGCCCCAGCCTCCCTGCATGGCCACCTACATCAGGGTGGTCCTGAGGCCTGGCATCAcgcccaccaccaccaccaccaccatccctACCTCGGGACACAGAGCACGGCCTACCCCCGCCCCACGGCCATGCACGAGGTCTACGGCCCTCACTTTGACCCTCGCTATGGTTCCCTGCTGGTGCCCACTGCCTCTGTCCGCCCCCACCGCCTCACCCCTGCCGCCGTGCCCACACCGGTCAGCCCGCCCTGTGAGCTGAGCAAGGGCGAGGCAGGCCCTACTGCTGCCTGGACGACATCGGGACCCTTCCCCAATGCAGCGGGAGATGTGGCACAAAGCCTTGGCCTCAACGTGGATGCAGGTGAAGAGAGGTCCCTGGCCCTTTGGGGTCCCCCCAACTCAGGGCTAACCCTTGTGGTGGGAGGGGAGGGCTCTGTGTAGAGGACAGCTAGAGGAAACATATGGGTGTGTGAGCTCCCAACCCATCCTGCGTGTCCTTCTTTGCATTCCTTGGCCAGGCAAGCAAGGGCAATGTGTCACCCGCTCCACATATCTGGCTCCCAAGACACACTCTGAGGTACTGCTTGCTTTGGGCCTTGTTCTGTGCTGGAAGCCTGATGGAGCCCTGAGGGCTGTGGCTCAATCCTCCCATAGGGCAGTCGCACAGCTCTGTgaatttctgcagctttctaaACGGTttcctctgcttgcttctttttttctcccagttttcaaaagaaaatgctattgtATCTGCTGAGCATGTAAAGGCAACATCTATCCCTGTGACCAGGGAGGCTAGTGCTAGTGGTCTGCCCCTGGCCAGCTGTAGGGCTGCATGCTCATAatggtgctgcagagaggaCAGAGTCAtggccagcagtgccagctcctcgggctgcagctccttgtctgcagcagcaaggaaagcCTGCTCAGCTGCTTGGCTTCCTCATGATAAAGCCCAGTGACCACAATCACTGGTTGCTCCGTGCAGCCTCACTTCAGGTTAAAAAGAGACATGTGCCTCTCCTCACTGCAGCCGGGGGGCTCTTCTCGCTTCACTGCTTTCTTCTAGCCCTGGGGAGCCCAGGCTTCAACTGAGCCTCTGATCTCATGTGGCAGAAATGGAGtttgtctttctctttccttaaaTGCCTGtacctattttttcttcttcccttttttttcttctctccattcTCAGGTTTGCAGCCTCAGGACAAAAGCAAGGATCTGTACTGGTTTTAGAGCTGTCCTTCACTCTTCCTCCCCTGGCTCTCCCCTGTAGATCTCTGCCTCTAGGCATGGTGGCATTCAGAGCTGAAGTCGGGTCAGTTTGTAACAGCTTCTGGTCTTGGTTTGCAGCTCGGCGTTACTCCTTCTGTGGTGGACCCCTTCTGAGCTGACGAGCTGACTCAGAGCCTCCCAGACCCCTTTGCCCTTTTCCAAGCCTACCATGGCCCTGCAGCTTGGGGACAGACAACGGGACTTAAAACAACCTGGCTTTGCAAGGATGATCTTTAGACTTATTTTGGAGATGAAAACCCCTCTGTTGAGAGAGGAGAGCCAAAGACCATGAACTATTTAAACAAACTCCACAGTCAGAACTGCAGTTGGACTATTTTAAAAGAGTCAAATGACGTCACGAACGGTGATGCAAAACCACTGGCCTTCTTACAAGGGACAGAGGAAATTGTGGTTATTTCGGTGgtgtgaatatattttttttttatggaggtgaaaattatttcttgatTTCAACATGGGAAAAACTATGTAGCAGTTTTGAACTGGAATCTTACTTTAcattgcagaaaaggaaaaggagaagaaactggAACTCACTAACATTTTTTGGACTACTGAGGAGCTAGTCAGATTTTTAAGCATTGTGGTTATGAATGGCAAGCGCCTAGCTTGGGCCACCTGCCTTGGGCTTACAGAAGTGCAGCTGTTCCACGGACAACTGTTCAAACTCCAGAAATATGAAAACCAAGGTGGCACTTGTCAGGATTTGACATAACATTTGCATTGAATGTGTaatggttgtttgttttctttttctttctttctttctttttttttttttctttttcttttttttttacaagaaacTTTTTATGgtgaaaacaaaaccctctTAAAGAAGAGGGACAAAGGAAACCCAGGAAAAACTGCCTGCCCTCAAACTGACAGCCTTCAAGGGGAACACCAGAAGGAAAGGCACATGTGGGATAATAGGTCTGGGTTGCCTCTAACGCTTCCCTTTGTCTATttgttgctgtcattttgtCACTTTAATAATtgtcttgttttggtttgaaaGGGGGAATAAGATATCTATTTAAGGGTAGGAAAGCTGCATTAAAGGTATTCCTTCTTTCACCCTGAGTGCTTTTATAGggaattaaaa
This region of Excalfactoria chinensis isolate bCotChi1 chromosome 3, bCotChi1.hap2, whole genome shotgun sequence genomic DNA includes:
- the VGLL2 gene encoding transcription cofactor vestigial-like protein 2 isoform X2, whose amino-acid sequence is MSCLDVMYQVYGPPQPYFAAAYSPYPQKLALYSKMQEAPESGSSAGASSSFSSHAAASIKEEECSPEKERPPEAEYISSRCVLFTYFQGDISAVVDEHFSRALSQPSSFSLGSAKAARNAGSWRARRYSFCGGPLLS
- the VGLL2 gene encoding transcription cofactor vestigial-like protein 2 isoform X1, giving the protein MSCLDVMYQVYGPPQPYFAAAYSPYPQKLALYSKMQEAPESGSSAGASSSFSSHAAASIKEEECSPEKERPPEAEYISSRCVLFTYFQGDISAVVDEHFSRALSQPSSFSLGSAKAARNAGSWRDGSFPMSQRSFPPSFWNSAYQPSSVPVTLSSPLATHSELPFTTTDPYAPASLHGHLHQGGPEAWHHAHHHHHHHPYLGTQSTAYPRPTAMHEVYGPHFDPRYGSLLVPTASVRPHRLTPAAVPTPVSPPCELSKGEAGPTAAWTTSGPFPNAAGDVAQSLGLNVDAARRYSFCGGPLLS